Below is a genomic region from Staphylococcus carnosus.
TTTACCTTTTTCAATCTTATCGCTTTTCTCTTCTTTTTCTTTCACTGGTTTTAATCCTTTTTCTTCTAGTTCCTTAGAAGCTTTTTCATAAGATTCACCTGTGTAATCTTTAACATAAACTTGTTTTATACCTAACGACTCCGTTAATACAATCGCCGTATCTTTGATAGGTACATAGGCATCAGCGGCAATATTTTGATTTTCAATCAAGCCGCGCTCAAGTTTCATTTTAGAATACTCTTGGTTCATAGATATTTTTTCAAAACCAAGTTTTTTTAATGCCTCTAATGCATCTGCTTTTGTCATACCATACAAGTTAGGCATATGCGCTTTTTTCGGTCCTTTTGAAAGAACAATATTTACCTTATCATGTTCAGCAACACGATCTCCAGGTGAAGGATCCGTACTCACGATTTGATTTTCCTGATATTTATCACTGTAGGTTCTTGTAGTTTTACCTACTTTTATATTATGCTCTTTTAAAATCTGCTGCGCTTGTGCTTCTGTTTTACCTCTTAAATCAGGTGTTTCAGTATATTTGTCGCCAAACATACCGAACGCTAAAAATGTAATTAAACCTGCTAGTAAGATCAAAAAAATCAACGCAAAGAAAAACTTTTTCTTTTTAGAACGCTTTTTCTTTGGAATTTCATAAATATGACCTTCACCGCTTTGTAAATTCTGCTGCTGCATAATTGGAATCTGCATTGTTTCATTCAAATGCTCAGATTCTTTTTTTGTTTCTTTTCTTTCTGCCTCTGGTCCAGGACTCGCTTGTTTAGCAATTGCATTTTTATCAATCGCAATCGTTTGTGCGGCAGCTTCATCAGAAATATATTTCGATTCATTCGCGCGTGATGTTTTCAACACACTGCTTAAATCTTTTTTCATACTTTCAGTGTCTTGATAACGATCACTCCTATTTTTCTCAGTTGCTTTTAAAATTACATTACTAAGAGCTTGCGGAATTTCAGAACGTTTATCTGATGCATTCGGCATTGGATCTTGAATATGTTTAATCGCAATACTCACTGCCGTTTCACCAGTAAACGGTGGTTCTCCAACCAACATTTCATACAGCACAATACCGATAGAATATATATCTGTGCACATATCTGTCGATTCGCCTTTAGCTTGTTCTGGAGACAAATATTGCACAGTTCCCAAAACATGGCTTGTTTGTGTCATAGCAGTTTCACTTAACGCTTTTGCGATACCGAAATCTAAAATCCTTAACGTTTTATGACGATCAACTAAAATATTTTGAGGCTTTATATCTCTATGTACAATCCCCGCTTCATGTGCGTGTTGAATCCCATTCAATATTTGCTCAGCAAAATTGACCGCAGTTTCAATACTCAGCGGGCCATGTGTTTTGATATATTCTGATAAAGTCGGACCTTCTATATATTCCATTACTAAGAAAAAGTATTCATCATTCTCTCCGACATCAATCACATTCACAATGTTTTCATGCGATAAGCGTGAAGTATTATGTACTTCACGTTCAAATCGACGAATCATTTCTTCTTTTTCATGCGGTGCGATATGAATCATTTTCACAGCGACTTTGCGGTCTAAAATCGAATCTTCAGCCAGATAGACATTACTCATGCCCCCTCCGCCGAGAAATTCTATTATTTTATACCGATCACTGATTATTGCGCCAATCATCATACCCGGTCACCTTCTATTTCAGCTAAAACAAAGCTGACATTATCAGTAGAATGGTATTCTTGAGCTAAATCTAAAAGGGCTTGACCTTGTTCTTCAAGAGAAACGGGTTGTGATAATTGCTGTTGGATTATTTTAGGACGTACAAAATCAGACAATCCATCAGAATTGAGTAAGAGATAATCATAAAATTTCATTCGCTTAACATAAATATCCGGAATGACCAATTTATCCGTTCCCATCACTTTCGTAATAATATTACGTTGAGGGTGTGTAAATGCCTCTTCTTCAGTAATTTGTCCTGTCATAACCAAATGGTTCACAAAAGAGTGGTCATTTGTGATTTGTTCAATATTGCGTGAGTTCACTAAATAAGCACGAGAATCTCCAATATTAGCGACCACCACACGGTTATCGAAGACAAGTGCTGCCACAGCAGTTGTCCCCATACCGCGATAAGCATCATTTGTCGAAGCATAATGATACAATTCCCTATTTATTTGCTGCAGCGTTTTACGCAGCCAATCTTCAGCTTGTTTTTCTTCGACAAGGTTTTCTTCTTCAAATATTTCTTGAATTCTGTTGACTACAAATTGACTCGCAACCTCGCCAGCTTTATGTCCGCCCATTCCGTCGCATAAAATAAGCAGCTGTTGTTTTGTTTGGTTGTAAAATACGCCGCCTGCATCTTCATTTTTCTCCCTATGATGCCCTGTGTCTGTAAAAAATTGTGCGTTTAGCATAGGTTTCTACCTCGTTTCTACTTGACGTTCCTTCGCTCTCAATTGTCCACAAGCTGCATCTATATCTGAGCCTTGCTCACGTCTGATTGTAGCATTGATACCAAGTCGTTTTAATTCCTTTTCAAATTTGAAAATATCTTCTTTAGGTGTTTTAACATAATTACGCTCAGGTACATGGTTGACTGGAATTAAATTGACATGGCAATTCAAGTTTTGAATTAAATGCGCAAGCTCGCGTGCATGTGTCAATTGATCATTCACACCGCCGAATAAACCATATTCAAAAGTAATACGGCGATTTGTTTTTTCTTGATAATATTGAATCGCTTCCATCAATTTATCAATAGAATAAGCACGGTTGATCGGCATTAATTTAGAACGGATTTCATCATTTGCCGCATGTAAGCTGACCGCAAAATTAATTTGAATATCTTCTTCCGCAAAATCATAAATACGCGGAATAATACCAGAAGTTGAAACCGTGATGTGACGTGCGCCGATATTCAAACCATTATCATAATTGACGATTTTCAAGAAATCCATCATTTCATCATAGTTTTCAAAAGGTTCGCCGATACCCATAATAACAATTTGAGAAACACGTTCA
It encodes:
- the pknB gene encoding Stk1 family PASTA domain-containing Ser/Thr kinase, producing MIGAIISDRYKIIEFLGGGGMSNVYLAEDSILDRKVAVKMIHIAPHEKEEMIRRFEREVHNTSRLSHENIVNVIDVGENDEYFFLVMEYIEGPTLSEYIKTHGPLSIETAVNFAEQILNGIQHAHEAGIVHRDIKPQNILVDRHKTLRILDFGIAKALSETAMTQTSHVLGTVQYLSPEQAKGESTDMCTDIYSIGIVLYEMLVGEPPFTGETAVSIAIKHIQDPMPNASDKRSEIPQALSNVILKATEKNRSDRYQDTESMKKDLSSVLKTSRANESKYISDEAAAQTIAIDKNAIAKQASPGPEAERKETKKESEHLNETMQIPIMQQQNLQSGEGHIYEIPKKKRSKKKKFFFALIFLILLAGLITFLAFGMFGDKYTETPDLRGKTEAQAQQILKEHNIKVGKTTRTYSDKYQENQIVSTDPSPGDRVAEHDKVNIVLSKGPKKAHMPNLYGMTKADALEALKKLGFEKISMNQEYSKMKLERGLIENQNIAADAYVPIKDTAIVLTESLGIKQVYVKDYTGESYEKASKELEEKGLKPVKEKEEKSDKIEKGKIISQSPTSKSVDENSTVTFVVSSGKEDSSDSEEKEGTSASSDDVKQVTETVKVPYSGKDGDSQKVEVFVRDKDHPGTSSSQTYNITSSRSVSIPLKIEKGKTAGYTVRVDDKIVADKDVGY
- a CDS encoding Stp1/IreP family PP2C-type Ser/Thr phosphatase → MLNAQFFTDTGHHREKNEDAGGVFYNQTKQQLLILCDGMGGHKAGEVASQFVVNRIQEIFEEENLVEEKQAEDWLRKTLQQINRELYHYASTNDAYRGMGTTAVAALVFDNRVVVANIGDSRAYLVNSRNIEQITNDHSFVNHLVMTGQITEEEAFTHPQRNIITKVMGTDKLVIPDIYVKRMKFYDYLLLNSDGLSDFVRPKIIQQQLSQPVSLEEQGQALLDLAQEYHSTDNVSFVLAEIEGDRV
- the rlmN gene encoding 23S rRNA (adenine(2503)-C(2))-methyltransferase RlmN; its protein translation is MITTQKKKKNRFLPDFDKQSIYSLRYEEMQDWLVEHGQQKFRAKQIFQWLYEKRVDSIDEMTNLSKDLREVLKDNFTMTTLETVVKQESRDGTIKFLFELQDGYTIETVLMRHEYGNSVCVTTQVGCRIGCTFCASTLGGLKRNLEAGEIVSQVLTVQKVLDATDERVSQIVIMGIGEPFENYDEMMDFLKIVNYDNGLNIGARHITVSTSGIIPRIYDFAEEDIQINFAVSLHAANDEIRSKLMPINRAYSIDKLMEAIQYYQEKTNRRITFEYGLFGGVNDQLTHARELAHLIQNLNCHVNLIPVNHVPERNYVKTPKEDIFKFEKELKRLGINATIRREQGSDIDAACGQLRAKERQVETR